TCAGACCGTCGCTCCTTGTGTGGTTGACGACCCAGTCGATGCCGGCGATCACTTGAGAAACGTCCGTCCACCCTTGCGCGTCGGCCACCTTCACGCTCACAACGCGCGCGTCGGGAGCGATGCCGAGGAAGCGACTGGTGTTGCCGGCCTTCACCGCCGTGGCCGAATCGCGTCCGGCGATGATGCCCGCCATGTGCGTGCCGTGACCGAACGCATCTTTGTTGCGTAGGTTCGGCGCCTGCGACTCCACGGAGAAGTCCGGACCGTAGACAACCTTTCCGGCGTCGTTGAGGCCTTGCACGTTCGCAACGCCGGAGTCGATCAACGCAACGTCGACTCCTTTGCCCGTGAAACCCTTGGCCCAGTAGCTGCTCGCGCCGGTGACTTTCTGCGCGATCGTGTAAAGGGAATATGGATCGGTGCCGGCGTCGTACCCGTTGGTCGCGGCGGCAAGCTGCACACGCCCGTTGCGGGTGACCGCCAAGATCCCGGACTCGGCGCTGAGACGATCCAACGACGCGCGCGGCACCTCGGCGACGAGGCCGCCGATAATGCCGATGCGGCGGACGGTGATGCCGCCTTCGCGCTCAACCGCGCGCTCGGCAGCCTGGGGCGATCCCGGAAGCGTACGCACGATCACCGAGACCATGTCCACGGTCGACGACGATCCGGACCGCGTGTCGCCCCAGGAACTGATCGCCAAGACGGCGACAATCAGTGAGGCTGCAACCGCGGACCTGCGACTCAGGCGCCTCTTCCCCATCCGTGCGTTCGCGTCCATAGCAATGCCTCCGCGTCGTTCTCGTACGTCTATGTACGGAGCCCACCAATCCCGGAAACATGGCCTCCCGCCGTCATTCCACGCGCGCGCAGCCACTACGCGAGCTATCGATCTCTCTAACTACGCCGGCGTGATCGCTCCATGCTTCATGAGGCGGCTGCCTCATGAGGCAGGGGCCTCCGCAGGCCGACTCTGATCATTGAGGGCTTTGTATTGACGAGGTGGTCCGTGTGCGCATCCTGCTGATCGACGAAGACGCATCCACGATCGAGTTGTGCCGACTCGCCTTCGAGTCGGAACGGCATGACCTAAGGGCCGCGCCCGCGGATCGCGATGCCATTCGTGCGGCGGTCGCTCCTCACGTCGATGCGATCATCCTCGACAGTGCGTCCACCGGCATCCGAGACGGAGAAGACCTGATCGAGATGCTGCGATCCATCGAGGGCGCGCGCGCGACGCCGTTCGTCGTACTGACGGCGCGCGCGCGTCTGGAAGACGAGATCCGAGCGTGGGAAAGAGGTTCGGATGCGTTTGTGCGCAAGCCGTTCTCACCCGTCGGCCTGATCGACGTGGTAGTCGCGGTCGCCGACATGACGCCGAAGGAGCGGTGCGTGAGGAGAAACGCGATGCTCCGCCGAGTCCGAGCCGTGCACGATCGAGTCGCATGGGCCCGTGAGGAGCGAAGGATGCACGCGGGGCTGGGATCCCTTACTCCGGTCGAGCGTCGCGTCGCGAATCTGGTCGTGGAAGGCGTGCGCCTCAAGCCGGCTTGCGCGCGCCTCGGCGTCGCGGAAGGCACGTACTGGGCCCACAAAGGCGCCATCCGCCGGAAGCTCTCCGTCCCGCGCAACGAACCACTCGAGTCATTCCTGCGTCGCCTGGGATCGCCTTCAGAGTGTCAACGCGTCGGCTGACCGGATCCGGCCGGTGCCTCCTGTCAGAAACCCTCGCGCGCGGCGCGGTGGCAGACACTCCGCGTCAGATCTGCTGGACGGCCACGCCGTCCGCGCGCGCGGCGAGCGCACGCAGGTCCGTCAGATCTTGAGTGAGGACGATCCCATCGGACTCGGCCATGGCAACAACGATGGCATCGACGGCTGAGCCGCGTCGCGCGCGCGCGCGAAGAGCTGCCGCGCGTCGTGCGATCGCCACGGAAACCTGCTCTTCGACGAGACACATCTTCAGGAATCGATTGGCGTTCGCATCACAGCCCGCATGACCCGCGAGTGACTCGACGAGCACCGGTGAGGGAACCACGGGAGGCCACATCCCAACTTCCCGAAGGGCGGTGATGCGCGCAACCGCCATCGTCGATCGCTCCGCCAGGCGCGAGACCGCACCGGAATCCAACACGACTCCGCTCAATCAGCCGGCCTTCGATCTCCGACTGGTCGCGCGCTTTGCGAGCGACCGCGCCGCGCGCCACTCGGCCGGCGAGGGTTCCCCCACCTCGGCCACGAGATCTGCCAGGTAGTGCTCGGTGTGCAACTCCGCAGCCCGTCGCCTGACCTCCGCGCGCACAGCGTCCTGGAGCAACTGCGAGGCGGGAAGGCCGTGCTCCTTGAGTTCCCGGTAGAGATCGGCCGGCAAGTACACCTGAACCCGTGGCATACGCCTAACTATACACCCTAGAGACGACCAGCGTCTGCAGGGCATTCAAGACTTCATCCGGTCGGCACTCGATCATCGGGTTGGAAGAAGACGAATCGCTCCCACGCCTCCGGATAGCATCCGCGGACCCCTTCAGGAAGCTCGGTCACTTCCTCGGTCCGCAACATATCCACCGTGAGGGCCGACGACTGCTGACCAAGGCGACGCCCATCAAGCTCATAGGTAATGTCGACTCCCCGGACAACGTGATGCCCGGGCTGCTTTGCCCGCAAGAAGAACGCGACCGCGAACTTGTCTCCGACGTCCACCCGGAGGTTTCGGATGTTGTACGTCGGCCCAAACCCGGCGGGTGGCCAATGCGTACAGATGTATCCCGGGGACAGGCCTCCCGTTGTCACGTACCGATCGCTACGCAGGAAGTCGATGCGGGCCGCGAGCAGTTCCACCGAGTCCGGCATCTCATGAGGGCGCGCGCCAAGGAGCGTGACCAAACGCTGCACGGTGAAGACCTCGGCCTGAACGAATTCCACCACATCCAGGGTGTTCGGAGACTCGACGAGGACGCGTGCGCTGCGGGACACCAGAGCATCGCCTTCCGCGGCCTGCTCGACCGCACCACCCCCGCTGCACGCCACAAGCGCTACGAGGGCAATGATGAGGACGCGTTCGCTGCGGAACACCACTCCGCCTCCCGAAGACCCTCCCATGGCTCGCACGCTAACACGCGGCGGAATGTCGCGGATCTTACGCAATGAGGGCCGCGCGAAGCGCGGCCCTCATTGCAGCGTTGCGCGCGTTAGCTCAGAGACTTCACTGCCAACTCGGCGGCCTCGGTGGGGTTGGTGCCCACCTTGATGCCGAAGGACTCGAAGGTTTCCTTCTTCGCCTTCGCCGTGCCCTTGGATCCGCTGACGATCGCGCCGGCGTGGCCCATCCTCTTGCCTTCAGGCGCGGTGAACCCTGCGATGTACGCAGTTACCGGCTTGGTGACGTTCTCGGAGATGAACTTCGCAGCCTTCTCTTCTTCGTCGCCGCCGATCTCGCCGATCAGCACGATGGCCTCGGTCTCGGGGTCGGCCTGGAACAACTTCAATGTGTCGATGAAGTTCGTCCCGACGATCGGGTCTCCCCCGATGCCGACGCAGGTGGACTGCCCGACGCCGGCCGAGAACATCTCGTACATGACCTGATAGGTCAGCGTCCCAGAGCGCGACACCAAACCGATGGGACCCTGTCCGGTGATCTCGCCGGGGATGATGCCGAGGTTCGCCTTGCCGGGAGAGATGAGACCCGGGCAGTTCGGACCGATGAGCGTCACGCCCTGCGCGCGCACGTACGGGTAGACCTCGGCCATGTCGCGGGCCGGGATTCCCTCGGTGATGCACACCACGAGCTGACATCCCGCAGCCACGGACTCCACGATCGCGTCGGCCGCGAAACGAGCCGGCACGAAGATGAGCGATGCATTCGCGCCTTCCTTGGCGACGGCGTCGGCGACGGTGTCGAACACCGGAACCTTGCCGTCGATCGCGGTCTGGCCGCCCTTGCCCGGCGTCACGCCCGCGACGATGTTGGTGCCGTACTCAATGTTGCGCCGAGTGTGGAACGTTCCTTCCGAGCCCGTGATGCCCTGCACCACAACGCGCGTGTTCTGATCGAGCAGGATGCTCACGATGCCCTCCGCTTCTTGGCAAGTGCGACCGCCTTGGCGGCGGCTTCCAGCATGGTCGCGGCCGGCACGACCATGTCGTGGTTGCGCTCGGCCAGGATCGCGCGACCGGCTTCGGCATTGGTGCCGTCCAGTCGCACGACGATCGGAACCTTCACGCCGCCGAGCAAGTCAATGGCCGCGAGGATTCCCTTGGCAACTTCATCGCAGCGAGTGATGCCGCCGAAGATGTTGACCATGAGCGACTTCACTTTGCGGTCGGACAAGATCACGCCGATCGAGTTGGCCATGACCTCCGCGTTCGCGCCTCCACCGATGTCGAGGAAGTTCGCGGGCTTCCCGCCGGCTTGGGCGACGACATCGAGCGTGGACATCGTCAGTCCCGCGCCGTTGCCGATCACGCCGACGAATCCGTCCAGGCTCACCCAGTTGCCGAGCCCCTTCTCCTTCGCCGCGCGCTCCTGCTTGGAAAGGCCGCTGCTGTCCTCGTACTTCTCAAAGTCCGCGTGACGGTAAAACGCGTTCTCGTCGAGCGAGACCTTCGCGTCGAGCGCGATCGCCTCACCGGTTGACGTGAGCACCAGCGGGTTGACTTCGACCAGCGAAGCGTCCGACTCCACGAACGCGGTGTAGAGCTTGGCAAGCAGCGCGCCGACGGCCTTGTGCGCCGAGGTGGGGATCTTGCCTCCGTAGAGCATCGCGCGGATGTGCGACGGCTTCAGCCCGACGAGTGGATCGATGTGCACCTTCGCCAGGAACTCGGGCTCCTCGGCCGCGACCTGCTCGATGTCCATGCCACCCTTGACGCTGCACATCCCAAGGTAGGCCTTCGCGCCACGGTCGAGCATGAACGACGCGTAGAACTCGGAGGCGATATCGCCCGCGCGCTCGATCAGGACTTCGCGGACCTTGTGGCCCTTGATGTCCATCCCGAGGATCTCGCCGGCGTACTGCGCGGCTTCCGCCGGGGTCTTGGCAAGCTTGACGCCGCCGGCCTTGCCGCGACCGCCGACCTTCACCTGTGCCTTGACGACGACCGGACCGCCGAACTTCTCGGCGATCTGACG
The Actinomycetota bacterium genome window above contains:
- a CDS encoding response regulator; its protein translation is MRILLIDEDASTIELCRLAFESERHDLRAAPADRDAIRAAVAPHVDAIILDSASTGIRDGEDLIEMLRSIEGARATPFVVLTARARLEDEIRAWERGSDAFVRKPFSPVGLIDVVVAVADMTPKERCVRRNAMLRRVRAVHDRVAWAREERRMHAGLGSLTPVERRVANLVVEGVRLKPACARLGVAEGTYWAHKGAIRRKLSVPRNEPLESFLRRLGSPSECQRVG
- a CDS encoding type II toxin-antitoxin system CcdA family antitoxin codes for the protein MPRVQVYLPADLYRELKEHGLPASQLLQDAVRAEVRRRAAELHTEHYLADLVAEVGEPSPAEWRAARSLAKRATSRRSKAG
- the sucD gene encoding succinate--CoA ligase subunit alpha — encoded protein: MSILLDQNTRVVVQGITGSEGTFHTRRNIEYGTNIVAGVTPGKGGQTAIDGKVPVFDTVADAVAKEGANASLIFVPARFAADAIVESVAAGCQLVVCITEGIPARDMAEVYPYVRAQGVTLIGPNCPGLISPGKANLGIIPGEITGQGPIGLVSRSGTLTYQVMYEMFSAGVGQSTCVGIGGDPIVGTNFIDTLKLFQADPETEAIVLIGEIGGDEEEKAAKFISENVTKPVTAYIAGFTAPEGKRMGHAGAIVSGSKGTAKAKKETFESFGIKVGTNPTEAAELAVKSLS
- the sucC gene encoding ADP-forming succinate--CoA ligase subunit beta → MDLTEYQGKQVFKKFGIPVPEGKPARGAEKARQIAEKFGGPVVVKAQVKVGGRGKAGGVKLAKTPAEAAQYAGEILGMDIKGHKVREVLIERAGDIASEFYASFMLDRGAKAYLGMCSVKGGMDIEQVAAEEPEFLAKVHIDPLVGLKPSHIRAMLYGGKIPTSAHKAVGALLAKLYTAFVESDASLVEVNPLVLTSTGEAIALDAKVSLDENAFYRHADFEKYEDSSGLSKQERAAKEKGLGNWVSLDGFVGVIGNGAGLTMSTLDVVAQAGGKPANFLDIGGGANAEVMANSIGVILSDRKVKSLMVNIFGGITRCDEVAKGILAAIDLLGGVKVPIVVRLDGTNAEAGRAILAERNHDMVVPAATMLEAAAKAVALAKKRRAS